The nucleotide window TCTTTTTTTCCTGAACTTTCTTGTTTAACTCGTCTCTTTTTTCTTTGAATTCCTGTGCTTTTTCAACTTGTTCTCTAGCTTTATCGTTAAGTTCATTTCTTTCAGAAGAGAACTTACTGGCCTTTGAGTTGTACTCATCTCTTTTCTCTTGAAATTCAGTAACCTTTTCATCAAGATTCTCTTTTCTCTCTAACAGTCTCTCTAGCATACATTATCCCTGATTTTTAAAAGAACGTTTCTTAGATCTTTTTCATTTAAGGCTACATCAGCCTTTTTTGTTAATATGGGGCTGCTGTTAAATGCAATTGAATAGCCCGCAACCTTAAACATAGAAAGATCGTTAGCACCATCACCAACTACGATGCTACTACTATTAGTTATCTTAAGTTCACTTAAAAGCTTCTTTAAGACTTTACCTTTGCTATTGCTTTTTGTTACTGGCCCTTCAACCTGGCCCGTTGCACATCCATCTTCATAGACAAGTTCATTGGCTACTACTATGTCTATACCTAGTTTGTTTCCAATGTGTTGGGCGGCGGTTTTAAAGCTTCCAGTGATTATTGCGGTTTTGTAGCCCATTTCTTGAAGTTCTTGTATTGTTTTTTTAGCCCCATCCATTAAAGGAACTTTATCGGCGGTTTCTTTGACGTCTTTTCGGCGAATACCTTCTAGATGTTTAACTCTTTGTCTAAGTGATTCTTCGTAATTAAGCTCGCCTTCCATTGCCTTCCTGGTTATGTCTTCGATTTCTCCCTTTCTACCACATATCTCTCCAAGTTCATCTACTATCTCAGCATCTATTAAAGTGCTATCTAAATCGAAGACAACCAGTCCTTTGATTATAATCACCTTCACCTTTGTAACTCAGAAAATTCGTATGCGCCTAAACGTCCATCATAACAATAATGAACTTCATTGAATTTACCACTAAATTCTTCTACATCCTCTTTAACTTTTTCAGGTTTTTCTCCCTCGACTATAATCCTTGACATTAGTTCAGCAACTACTGACATATCGGTTTCTTTCATTCCTATTCGAGTTAATTCCTGCACTCCTAACCTGATTCCGGATGGTTCTTCAGTATTGTTTACATCGTCCCATGGCAGTATGTTCTTGTTAGCAATTATGTTAGCGTTTTCAAGTTTTTTTGCAACTGTCGCGCCACCACCATTCTCTGAAACATCGACTAACAATTGATGTGATTTAGTATATCCTTTTTCTCTCCCAAGAACGTCACATCCTTGTTTGTATAACTCCTTACCTAGTTTTTTAGCATTCTTAATTATTTGGTTAGCGTAATCTTCACCAAACTCCTTCATTTCTGCTAATGTAATCCCAAGACCAGCCATGTGATGCAGATGATGATTACTGGTCGTGCCCGGAAAAACGGCTCGCCTGATATCTTTGTCAAACTGGTTTTTATGGAGAATTATTCCACCTTGCGGACCTGGAAAAGTTTTGTGAGTACTTGCTGTCACAGCATCAACCCCATCAGCAACCGGGTCTTGAAACCTGTTTCCAGCAATTAAACCCAAAACATGAGCCGCATCATACATTATCCTAGTACCGGTTTCATCTGCTACCTCCCGGGCTTCTTTTACTGGATGAGG belongs to Methanonatronarchaeum sp. AMET-Sl and includes:
- the glyA gene encoding serine hydroxymethyltransferase yields the protein MESEEIKFIRNKIREHHNWFDSSLPMIASENVSSPLTREATASDLSHRYAEGDPGKRFYEGCKYLDEIELKTQELAVEVFGSETADVRPISGVLANYAAFDALADYGDTVMSLSVPSGGHISHSKFSAAGLMGFDIHEIPFDDDNLNIDSEEMCEMIKELEPELIILGASVIPFPHPVKEAREVADETGTRIMYDAAHVLGLIAGNRFQDPVADGVDAVTASTHKTFPGPQGGIILHKNQFDKDIRRAVFPGTTSNHHLHHMAGLGITLAEMKEFGEDYANQIIKNAKKLGKELYKQGCDVLGREKGYTKSHQLLVDVSENGGGATVAKKLENANIIANKNILPWDDVNNTEEPSGIRLGVQELTRIGMKETDMSVVAELMSRIIVEGEKPEKVKEDVEEFSGKFNEVHYCYDGRLGAYEFSELQR
- the serB gene encoding phosphoserine phosphatase SerB, which encodes MKVIIIKGLVVFDLDSTLIDAEIVDELGEICGRKGEIEDITRKAMEGELNYEESLRQRVKHLEGIRRKDVKETADKVPLMDGAKKTIQELQEMGYKTAIITGSFKTAAQHIGNKLGIDIVVANELVYEDGCATGQVEGPVTKSNSKGKVLKKLLSELKITNSSSIVVGDGANDLSMFKVAGYSIAFNSSPILTKKADVALNEKDLRNVLLKIRDNVC